The Xenopus laevis strain J_2021 chromosome 7S, Xenopus_laevis_v10.1, whole genome shotgun sequence genome includes a window with the following:
- the LOC121396072 gene encoding cilia- and flagella-associated protein 251-like isoform X1, with the protein MDKVQRKPSLLTLYSVLKDFRGEHTDFEALASYYEHHYRVEFGENIVLKHFLLTCEVDPRMRAKENIILYWKMLNSLEVIKREYAALRKSAKLPPDHPTRVQNRRQQLEYLRLENTINQHLNQLHNEFVREQKLQEAAGKKQSPAAEEEEEDGAPAAAAEEEALASEENEEEAEGAPAEDHQAPAVEEKMMEEQAPAEEDKEEDAPGAEEEEAPTNEAEKEEESAPAEEQQVPEEEEKEEGAEEGGSAEEHQAPAVEEKKTEEQSPAVEEEPVGPPEANEEQTPAAEEKEEGADGKEEASEVEEIIKDPPVVERPTLRKQLRKAIMKRLRRVWHFTQRLTCCCRPNTMA; encoded by the exons ATGGACAAGGTGCAGAGAAAACCATCGcttctg acgctgtactccgtcctgaaggacTTCAGGGGGGAACATACGGACTTTGAGGCCCTcgcctcttattacg aacatcactaccgggtcgaATTCGGCGAGAACATCGTCCT aaagcacttccttctTACATGCGAAgtggacccgaggatgagggccaaGGAGAACATTATCCTGTACTGGAAAATGCTCAACTCACTG gaagtgatcaagagggaatatgccgccctcaggaagtctgccaagctgcctcct gatcaTCCAACTCGAGTCCAAAACCGGAGGCAGCAACTTGAGTATCtgcggctggagaat ACCATCAACCAACATCTTAACCAGCTGCACAACGAGTTTGTGAGAGAGCAGAAGCTACAGGAAGCTgctgg taagaaacaaagtcctgcagctgaagaagaggaggaggatggagcccctgcagcagcagcagaagaggaagccCTTGCCTCAGAAGAGAACGAAGAGGAAGCAGAAGGAGCTCCAGCAGAAGACCATCAAgcccctgcagtggaggagaagatgatggaggagcaagCTCCTGCAGAGGAAGACAAGGAAGAAGACGCTCCTGGAGCAGAAGAAGAGGAAGCTCCAACAAatgaagcagaaaaagaagaggaaagcgCTCCCGCTGAAGAACAGCAAGttcctgaagaggaggagaaagaagagggagcagaagaaggaggttctgcagaagaacatcaagcccctgcagtggaggagaagaagaCGGAGGAGCAATCTCCTGCAGTGGAAGAAGAACCGGTAGGACCTCCTGAAGCAAATGAAGAGCAAACTCCTGCAgcggaggagaaagaagagggagcggaTGGAAAAGAAGAAGCTTCTGAGGTGGAAGAGATCATCAAAGATCCTCCGGTGGTGGAGAGGCCAACCCTGCGAAAACAGCTtaggaaggccatcatgaagaggctccggagagtatgg catttcaCTCAAAGACTCACCTGCTGCTGCCGACCCAACACCATGGCCTAA
- the LOC121396072 gene encoding cilia- and flagella-associated protein 251-like isoform X2 — protein sequence MDKVQRKPSLLTLYSVLKDFRGEHTDFEALASYYEHHYRVEFGENIVLKHFLLTCEVDPRMRAKENIILYWKMLNSLEVIKREYAALRKSAKLPPDHPTRVQNRRQQLEYLRLENTINQHLNQLHNEFVREQKLQEAAGKKQSPAAEEEEEDGAPAAAAEEEALASEENEEEAEGAPAEDHQAPAVEEKMMEEQAPAEEDKEEDAPGAEEEEAPTNEAEKEEESAPAEEQQVPEEEEKEEGAEEGGSAEEHQAPAVEEKKTEEQSPAVEEEPVGPPEANEEQTPAAEEKEEGADGKEEASEVEEIIKDPPVVERPTLRKQLRKAIMKRLRRVWHSTQRLNCCCRPNTMA from the exons ATGGACAAGGTGCAGAGAAAACCATCGcttctg acgctgtactccgtcctgaaggacTTCAGGGGGGAACATACGGACTTTGAGGCCCTcgcctcttattacg aacatcactaccgggtcgaATTCGGCGAGAACATCGTCCT aaagcacttccttctTACATGCGAAgtggacccgaggatgagggccaaGGAGAACATTATCCTGTACTGGAAAATGCTCAACTCACTG gaagtgatcaagagggaatatgccgccctcaggaagtctgccaagctgcctcct gatcaTCCAACTCGAGTCCAAAACCGGAGGCAGCAACTTGAGTATCtgcggctggagaat ACCATCAACCAACATCTTAACCAGCTGCACAACGAGTTTGTGAGAGAGCAGAAGCTACAGGAAGCTgctgg taagaaacaaagtcctgcagctgaagaagaggaggaggatggagcccctgcagcagcagcagaagaggaagccCTTGCCTCAGAAGAGAACGAAGAGGAAGCAGAAGGAGCTCCAGCAGAAGACCATCAAgcccctgcagtggaggagaagatgatggaggagcaagCTCCTGCAGAGGAAGACAAGGAAGAAGACGCTCCTGGAGCAGAAGAAGAGGAAGCTCCAACAAatgaagcagaaaaagaagaggaaagcgCTCCCGCTGAAGAACAGCAAGttcctgaagaggaggagaaagaagagggagcagaagaaggaggttctgcagaagaacatcaagcccctgcagtggaggagaagaagaCGGAGGAGCAATCTCCTGCAGTGGAAGAAGAACCGGTAGGACCTCCTGAAGCAAATGAAGAGCAAACTCCTGCAgcggaggagaaagaagagggagcggaTGGAAAAGAAGAAGCTTCTGAGGTGGAAGAGATCATCAAAGATCCTCCGGTGGTGGAGAGGCCAACCCTGCGAAAACAGCTtaggaaggccatcatgaagaggctccggagagtatgg